In Triticum aestivum cultivar Chinese Spring chromosome 5B, IWGSC CS RefSeq v2.1, whole genome shotgun sequence, the following proteins share a genomic window:
- the LOC123112015 gene encoding uncharacterized protein, producing MAEDRSWMYTGRQSRKKFTPEWLEKTTEFVERAFRILPPGHQAVLCPCARCQFRLYRRKDEIQLHLFKNGFAPGYTVWVYHGERHKPEPAKPKPSDDHPGENGGLDGKKDGAGGGEQVSKPQGTKKWACARGKLPKKDQKWARAAAQGEGGPARTAEDRSWMYTGRLSRQSITPEWAEKTTEFVERAFRGVPPDFGMLCPCARCRNRNRIPRTKFDMTMDLGRNGFMPGYTVWVHHGEGHNPQPAKPSDDHGKRDGGAGGGEQVSKPQETKEWEISHLEAYARGRLPKGTDQMEWTYQKYLWEQKKAKLQQQQQQSEPKAKRLLTFAEEEGNNVSVPDPDEPATTADGPVANPATTADGVQIPAGPTARPKRKAGPPGWHSGSDWVN from the exons ATGGCGGAAGACCGCAGCTGGATGTACACGGGCCGCCAGAGCAGGAAGAAGTTCACCCCCGAGTGGCTGGAGAAGACGACCGAGTTCGTGGAGCGCGCCTTCCGCATCCTCCCGCCGGGGCACCAGGCCGTGCTGTGCCCCTGCGCTCGCTGCCAGTTCAGGCTGTACAGACGGAAGGACGAGATTCAGCTGCATCTGTTCAAGAACGGGTTCGCGCCAGGGTACACGGTGTGGGTGTACCACGGCGAGCGCCACAAACCCGAGCCTGCTAAGCCCAAGCCGTCCGACGACCACCCCGGAGAGAATGGCGGTCTCGACGGGAAGAAGGATGGCGCCGGCGGTGGCGAGCAAGTGTCCAAGCCGCAG GGGACCAAGAAGTGGGCGTGTGCAAGAGGCAAGCTACCAAAGAAGGATCAAAAGTGGGCGCGGGCTGCGGCGCagggagagggaggcccggcgaggACGGCGGAGGACCGCAGCTGGATGTACACGGGGCGCCTGAGCAGGCAGTCCATCACCCCCGAGTGGGCGGAGAAGACGACCGAGTTTGTGGAGCGCGCCTTCCGCGGCGTCCCGCCGGACTTCGGCATGCTGTGCCCCTGCGCGCGCTGCCGCAACCGCAACAGGATACCGAGGACCAAGTTCGACATGACGATGGATCTGGGCCGGAACGGGTTCATGCCAGGGTACACGGTGTGGGTGCACCACGGCGAGGGCCACAACCCCCAGCCTGCCAAGCCGTCCGACGACCACGGGAAGAGGGATGGTGGCGCCGGCGGTGGCGAGCAAGTCTCGAAGCCGCAG GAGACTAAGGAGTGGGAGATTTCCCATCTTGAGGCGTATGCAAGAGGCCGTCTACCAAAGGGGACTGATCAAATGGAGTGGACCTACCAGAAATACCTGTGGGAGCAAAAGAAAGCCAAgctgcaacagcaacagcaacagagTGAACCAAAGGCAAAGAGGCTG CTCACGTTTGCTGAAGAGGAAGGGAACAATGTCAGCGTTCCGGATCCTGATGAACCAGCGACAACAGCTGATGGCCCTGTAGCTAATCCGGCAACGACAGCTGATGGAGTTCAGATCCCAGCTGGACCGACGGCTCGTCCCAAGCGCAAGGCAGGCCCGCCCGGGTGGCATTCAGGTTCAGACTGGGTCAATTGA
- the LOC123116196 gene encoding uncharacterized protein (The sequence of the model RefSeq protein was modified relative to this genomic sequence to represent the inferred CDS: added 57 bases not found in genome assembly), which yields MCGVRTAAQGEGGPATMAEDRSWMYTGRQSRKKFTPEWLEKTTEFVERSFHGVPPERQDVGMLCPCARCRNRNRRPRTKYAMQLDLGRNGFMPGYTVWVHHGEGHNPQPAKPSDDHPGEENLDGKKDGAGGGEQVSKPQGTKEWEMPLLEAYARSKLPKEDQIKWSYQKYLWEQEKIKQQQQQSAPKTKRLRTSGSPTAKPAEDEGRNVSVPEPELEDTATSTADGPAANPATTANARGVQIPAGPTARPKRKTGPSGCHSV from the exons ATGTGTGGTGTGCGGACTGCGGCGCAGGGAGAGGGGGGCCCGGCGACGATGGCGGAAGACCGCAGCTGGATGTACACTGGCCGCCAGAGCAGGAAGAAGTTCACCCCCGAGTGGTTGGAGAAGACGACCGAGTTCGTGGAGCGCTCCTTCCACGGCGTCCCGCCGGAACGCCAGGACGTCGGCATGCTGTGCCCCTGCGCGCGCTGCCGCAACCGCAACAGGCGGCCAAGGACCAAGTACGCAATGCAGCTGGATCTGGGCAGGAACGGCTTCATGCCAGGGTACACGGTGTGGGTGCACCACGGCGAAGGCCACAACCCCCAGCCTGCTAAGCCGTCCGACGACCACCCCGGCGAAGAGAATCTTGACGGGAAGAAGGATGGCGCCGGTGGTGGCGAGCAAGTGTCGAAGCCGCAG GGGACTAAGGAGTGGGAAATGCCCTTGCTTGAGGCGTATGCAAGAAGCAAGCTACCAAAAGAGGATCAAATTAAGTGGAGCTACCAAAAATACCTGTGGGAACAAGAGAAaatcaagcagcagcagcagcagagtgcACCAAAGACAAAGAGGCTG CGCACCTCTGGTTCGCCCACTGCCAAGCCTGCTGAAGATGAAGGGCGCAATGTCAGCGTCCCGGAGCCTGAACTAGAAGATACGGCAACGTCAACAGCTGATGGCCCTGCAGCTAATCCGGCAACGACAGCCAACGCGCGTGGAGTTCAAATCCCAGCT